GTCCGCCGGCGGGACCAGGCCCGAACCGGTAGCCCACCGCCACGCGGCCACCGGAACCCGCAGCCGACCCGCAGCCGCGTACTCGTCGTACTCCTCACGCACCGAACGCCCCATGAATCGCACTCCGATCGCACATCAGACGGCCCGACGATCGGGCCGCGCCGGAAACATGCCGAAAGATCCCGTTTGTTGCCAATAGCCCTGATTCCGGGGCGAGTTGGGTGCACACCGCACAAGCCGCCTACGCGAACGCGAGGGAAAAATTCACCCCCGCGGGCGAGACCGGGGCCGGCCCCCGACACACGACAGCGCGGGCCGCCACCGGGTGGTGGCGGACCGCGCCGAGTTCGTCAAAGGCGCCCTCTCAGCCGGCCGCAGCGGCCGGACCCTCCCCGAACCGCGGGACGTCATCCACGCCCACGTCCAGGCGCAGCCGCCGGAAGCGGAGCGGGTGGCGCCGCACGCCGCCCCGGTCCATGGCGCGGTCGGCGCTGATCTCGGCCACCAGGTCGGGGCGGACCAGGCGCACGTTAAGGACGTCACGGGACCCCCAGGTCGCGGCGAACGTGACACCCTCCCACGGGTGTCCTGGGTCGGCGGCCGTCAGGTGCTCGGCGACCAGGCGGGCCGCCTCCGTGCGCAGGGGCACGGTGCGGCCGACCGCGCGCAGCCGGGCCGTGTGGTCGTGGCGGCCCAGGACGAGGAGCTGGGGGCGGGTGAGGGTGCCGGTGATGGCGCCGATGATCGCCTCGGTGGTGTCCCGTCGTCTGACCTTGGTCCACGCCCCCCTGTGACCGGGCGTGTAGCGGCTGGTCTGGGGCTTGACCACGATGCCTTCGACGCCGGACACGTCCGTCCACGAGTCGAGCCATTCGCGGGCCTTGGCCGGGTCCGTGGTCATCGGACACAGGGTCCATGGGGCCGTCAGGGCGTGGTCGGCGAACAGGCCTCCAGGCGGGCGCGGCGCTCCACATACGGCAGGTGCAAAAGCTCTTGGCCGTCAGTCTGCAAGACGTCGAACACCACGAAAAAGGCCGGCATCCTCGCGGCCAGCGCGGGAGCGCTGCGGGTGCGGGCCGCGGCCCGGCGCTGCAACCCCTCGAACGACAGGGCGCCAGCCTCGGCGTCCCACACGAGCAATTCGCCGTCCAGGACCAGGCCGGCGGGCAGCTGCTCGGCGGCCGCGACGAGATCCGGGAACGCGCCCTGGACCAAGGCGCCGCGGCGGGTCTGGAGCAGCACCCGACCACCCGGCCCGACCGGGGTGAACACCAGCGCCCGGTACCCGTCGAACTTCTGCTCATACGCCACCCCCGAAGCGAGCGGACGCACGGGCGGCATCACCTCGGAGGCCTGCGCCAACATCGGCTCCACCGGCGGACGCAACACCATCCCCAGAGCCTCCCTCGTCCTCGACGCCGGCCCCAGAGCCTGACCCGCACCCATGCCTGCGGCCCGACGAAGGGCGCCGGACGGCGGAACCCGACGAACCCGAGCCGCTGTGACTGAGCGCGCCAGTTGACCGGTCTGGCCAACTGGCGCGCTCAGTCACAGGTCGCGGTGCAGGGAGAAGCGTTAGATGACCTGCACCTCCTCCGCCTGCATGCCCTTCTGCCCGCGGGTAACAATGAACGAGACTTGCTGGCCTTCCTTCAGGGACTTGAATCCGTCCGACTGAATGGCCTTGAAGTGCACGAAGAGGCCATCGCCACTCTGCGGCGTGATGAAGCCGAAGCCCTTCTCGTCGTTGAACCACTTCACGGTTCCGGTCTGCCGATCGCTCATGTCCACCCCAGGGAATCCTGACGGCCTTGTGCCGTCGAACTGATCTTGGTGCACAAGCGTGGAGCGCAAACACAAGAGCGAAGATCGGCAGATTCCCGCAGGGCGATCACGGGCGAAAAGCAATCGGGCGGAGACAGAACGGGCCAACTGAACTGCTCACAGGCCAACTGGCGCGCTCAGTCACAGCCGCTCGACAAGCAGGGGAGCCCAGCTGGACAAAAAAAATCGAACGCCGGCCACATGCGCGCAGGATGTGGGCGCACTCGTCTTCGTCCTTCTACGGTGTGGAGCCCCTCAACGTGCGGCAGGTGGGGTGCTCGAAGCCGACGAACCCGTTCCCCAGCGCGGCTACGGTGAAGACGGTGTTGCTGCTGAACAAGCCGCCGGCCACTTCCACAGCAGCGGCCCGGTTGCCCGCCCCACTCCGGGTACACGCTCCCGCTTCCCCCATCGTCATCACCATCGCGCCGACGACCGAGCGGCAGGGGGTTTACTTCATCCCCGCTGGGAAATCATGTCCCGTATATGGCGGTATCCAGCTATATCGAGCGGATGGAGATCGGCTTCCACCGCCACCGCCCACCTCCGGACCTGAAAGAAGGGCCGCACATCCGGGGCTCGGCCGGCACAGAAGGCTCAGGCCCCGGACG
This Streptomyces sp. NBC_00539 DNA region includes the following protein-coding sequences:
- a CDS encoding ATP-dependent DNA ligase, translating into MVLRPPVEPMLAQASEVMPPVRPLASGVAYEQKFDGYRALVFTPVGPGGRVLLQTRRGALVQGAFPDLVAAAEQLPAGLVLDGELLVWDAEAGALSFEGLQRRAAARTRSAPALAARMPAFFVVFDVLQTDGQELLHLPYVERRARLEACSPTTP
- a CDS encoding cold-shock protein, producing the protein MSDRQTGTVKWFNDEKGFGFITPQSGDGLFVHFKAIQSDGFKSLKEGQQVSFIVTRGQKGMQAEEVQVI